In a single window of the Acidobacteriota bacterium genome:
- a CDS encoding glycosyltransferase family 2 protein, with the protein MNNKPSISVFFPAYNDAGTIASLVVLADKTLREFTDDYEVIVVNDGSQDHTGAVLAELEPKYPNLRVITHEKNKGYGGALRTGFSSSTKDLIFYTDGDAQYDVRELALLVPKMTGDVDVVNGYKISRSDPFHRILIGNIYRLAMRTAFGLQISDVDCDFRLIRRSVYNRIRLYSNSGTICVEMVKSLQDAGARFTECPVHHYHRAYGKSQFFNFKRLFKTFRDLSKLWWKLVVMRDVQIVHPAEAEKRELEFKSHQSEIKSKEAVSGNQ; encoded by the coding sequence ATGAACAACAAACCGAGCATTAGCGTTTTTTTTCCCGCGTATAACGATGCAGGAACCATCGCCTCTCTGGTCGTCTTAGCTGATAAAACTTTGCGCGAATTCACAGACGATTACGAAGTCATCGTGGTCAACGATGGCAGCCAAGACCACACCGGCGCGGTGCTTGCCGAACTCGAACCCAAATATCCCAACCTTCGCGTCATCACTCACGAAAAGAATAAAGGTTATGGCGGCGCGCTCAGAACCGGCTTTTCGAGTTCAACCAAAGATTTGATTTTTTACACCGATGGCGACGCGCAATATGATGTGCGCGAATTGGCTTTGTTGGTGCCGAAAATGACTGGCGATGTCGATGTGGTGAACGGTTATAAAATCAGCCGTTCAGACCCTTTTCATCGCATCCTTATCGGCAACATTTATCGGCTGGCGATGCGCACCGCGTTCGGTTTGCAAATCAGCGATGTGGATTGCGATTTTCGCTTGATACGGCGTTCGGTGTATAACCGCATTCGCCTCTATTCCAACAGCGGAACCATCTGCGTCGAGATGGTGAAAAGTTTGCAGGACGCCGGAGCGCGATTTACCGAATGCCCTGTGCATCATTACCATCGCGCTTACGGCAAATCGCAATTTTTCAATTTCAAACGATTGTTCAAAACCTTCAGAGATTTGAGCAAACTGTGGTGGAAACTGGTCGTCATGCGCGATGTGCAAATCGTCCATCCGGCTGAAGCCGAAAAGCGTGAACTTGAATTTAAAAGCCATCAATCCGAAATCAAAAGCAAAGAAGCGGTGAGCGGCAATCAATAA
- a CDS encoding class I SAM-dependent methyltransferase, giving the protein MRDDEYRGMFELERTLWWYQGMREITAAILDKNLNGHKNLRILDIGCGTGFSMKWMRERFATDEVYGVDLFYQAAELWEDNDIHTASIASAEALPFPQNHFDLLTCFDVIYQLSKAHQEKAVREMHRVLKDGGMLYIREPAYEWMRGSHDIVVATKHRFTQSRLKKLLSEQGFKINKASYANTLLFPIAVPHRFLSRLTGSEESDVKAVHPLMNRTFASALKIESRLLKHLSFPFGLSVIVLAQK; this is encoded by the coding sequence ATGCGTGATGACGAATATCGCGGAATGTTTGAATTGGAACGCACGCTCTGGTGGTATCAGGGAATGCGCGAAATTACCGCAGCGATATTGGATAAAAATTTAAACGGGCATAAAAATCTGCGAATTTTGGACATCGGTTGCGGAACCGGTTTTTCCATGAAATGGATGCGCGAACGGTTTGCCACCGATGAGGTGTACGGGGTCGACCTGTTTTATCAAGCTGCCGAATTATGGGAAGACAATGATATTCATACCGCGTCGATTGCTTCTGCCGAGGCGTTGCCGTTTCCACAAAATCATTTCGATTTGCTCACCTGTTTCGATGTGATTTATCAACTCTCGAAAGCCCATCAAGAAAAAGCTGTTCGTGAGATGCACCGGGTGCTCAAGGACGGCGGCATGTTATACATTCGCGAACCCGCATATGAATGGATGCGCGGCAGTCACGACATCGTGGTTGCGACGAAACATCGCTTTACCCAATCGCGATTGAAAAAGCTGCTCAGTGAACAGGGGTTCAAAATTAACAAAGCATCTTATGCCAACACCCTGTTGTTTCCGATTGCCGTGCCGCACAGGTTTTTATCAAGGCTTACGGGAAGCGAGGAATCGGACGTGAAGGCGGTGCATCCATTAATGAACCGGACGTTTGCCTCGGCGCTTAAAATCGAATCGCGTTTGTTGAAACATCTTTCTTTTCCTTTTGGGCTTTCGGTTATCGTCCTGGCGCAAAAATGA
- a CDS encoding sulfatase-like hydrolase/transferase — MSISPPPTTVENQITPPSLTSSSLRPVANLSGFISAGFGAAGLLSLIEWVDMNGQLTPVFASMTERLIFTVYFSLNLLSGALIGFIVGLAFHLGNIIQATIAEKISRGLPRRWHHLLTTVIVCGLFAFLLNQQWHAHRLALSLIREAEKIGALNSLLLNHERSTSYLFLLSFILTAVILRWVVVSLKSASRWLKLSVIALLALAVAGFYYADSRIEPLLYEHSFHYLMFVLANFSAFALVASVYGLLPQIQKFQNRLQPAKQRTLIFTAVFILGIAILFTLVYFNHHQNLKVQLFSRTTQAKKHFQMVQWAVDFDRDGYSPILGGGDLNDSNPDINPGRHEILSDGADNNCIGGDLTYKSLKRWHQERESFYLAPHANARKLNVIYIFIDALRPDRLGAYGYHKNTSPNIDKLASYGTVFENAFTPAPNTFEALPKFMQSAYWDAQLPDWSVTLSQNGYECWLFPRRIVTLLRHVKGMKVAPRAPDGRFSGSIDTAIDVLGKIPNAQPFAAYLYATDPHRPYRQHQGFEFGKTDSDHYDSEIAYDDFHLGRLFDWLEQSGRLKDTMILIMADHGESLGERGVLKHSSQLYNEQARIPMIIYHPDIQPRRVADYVSSIDLGTTILNAVGLHYPKEAAGVSLIPLMRGEPFVHPPIFGEQTTEEDSPYLPPEKNLVQNGKKYMVITQDGFKLIFNRDYYAFELFNLKTDPREEHNLYQSHPEKAAELQEILGRFIDVVLVSRPADADEKQYRFGPTRGREDGESENDNE, encoded by the coding sequence ATGTCTATATCACCCCCCCCAACGACGGTTGAAAATCAAATTACACCGCCATCATTAACATCATCTTCCCTTCGCCCGGTTGCCAATCTTTCCGGCTTTATCTCAGCGGGATTCGGCGCGGCTGGTTTATTAAGCCTCATTGAGTGGGTTGATATGAACGGGCAATTAACTCCGGTCTTTGCCTCAATGACCGAACGGCTCATCTTCACCGTCTATTTCAGTTTGAATTTATTGAGCGGCGCGCTCATCGGATTCATCGTCGGATTGGCTTTTCATCTTGGCAACATTATTCAAGCTACCATCGCGGAGAAAATTTCGCGCGGACTCCCTCGCCGCTGGCATCATCTGTTGACAACCGTCATCGTCTGCGGGTTGTTTGCATTCTTACTCAATCAGCAATGGCATGCCCATCGGTTGGCGCTCTCCTTGATTCGTGAAGCCGAAAAAATCGGCGCGCTGAATAGCCTTTTACTCAACCACGAACGCTCAACCTCTTACTTGTTTCTATTAAGTTTCATTCTGACTGCGGTCATTTTGCGCTGGGTTGTGGTGTCGTTGAAAAGCGCATCCCGGTGGTTAAAACTATCCGTCATTGCCCTGCTCGCTCTGGCGGTTGCAGGGTTTTATTATGCCGATTCGCGCATTGAACCGCTGCTTTACGAACATTCATTTCACTATTTGATGTTCGTGTTGGCGAATTTTTCAGCGTTTGCGCTGGTTGCGTCGGTTTACGGGTTACTCCCTCAAATTCAAAAATTTCAAAATCGTTTACAACCCGCAAAGCAACGAACGCTTATCTTCACTGCGGTTTTCATACTTGGCATCGCTATCCTTTTCACCCTGGTTTATTTCAATCACCATCAAAACCTCAAAGTGCAACTGTTTTCACGAACCACACAAGCGAAAAAACATTTTCAGATGGTTCAATGGGCGGTTGATTTTGATCGTGATGGTTATTCACCCATTCTCGGCGGCGGCGACTTAAACGACAGCAACCCGGACATCAATCCCGGTCGCCATGAAATCCTCAGTGATGGCGCAGACAATAACTGCATCGGCGGTGATCTCACATACAAATCGCTCAAACGCTGGCATCAGGAACGCGAATCTTTTTATCTCGCGCCCCATGCCAATGCCCGAAAATTGAATGTCATTTATATTTTCATCGATGCGTTGCGACCAGACCGGCTCGGCGCTTATGGCTATCATAAAAACACCAGTCCGAATATCGATAAACTCGCCTCTTACGGAACGGTTTTTGAAAATGCTTTTACGCCCGCGCCGAATACTTTTGAAGCCCTGCCAAAATTCATGCAATCGGCTTACTGGGACGCGCAATTGCCCGATTGGTCTGTAACCCTGTCACAAAACGGTTATGAATGCTGGCTGTTTCCGCGCCGTATCGTAACCTTGCTGCGCCACGTCAAGGGCATGAAAGTTGCGCCACGCGCGCCCGATGGTCGGTTTTCCGGTTCGATAGACACGGCAATCGACGTGCTCGGAAAAATACCCAACGCGCAACCCTTTGCCGCTTACCTTTATGCGACAGACCCGCATCGCCCTTACCGGCAACACCAGGGATTTGAATTTGGCAAAACCGACAGTGACCACTACGACAGTGAAATCGCTTATGATGATTTCCATCTCGGTCGTTTGTTTGATTGGCTGGAACAAAGCGGACGGCTGAAAGACACCATGATTTTAATTATGGCTGACCACGGCGAATCGCTCGGTGAACGCGGGGTGCTGAAACATTCCTCGCAACTTTACAACGAACAGGCGCGCATCCCGATGATTATTTATCACCCGGACATCCAGCCGCGCCGGGTTGCGGATTATGTGAGTTCGATTGATTTGGGAACCACCATATTAAACGCCGTTGGCTTGCATTATCCCAAAGAAGCAGCCGGTGTCAGTCTTATTCCTTTGATGCGCGGCGAACCGTTCGTGCATCCGCCCATTTTCGGCGAACAGACAACCGAAGAGGATTCGCCTTATTTACCACCGGAAAAAAATCTCGTACAGAACGGCAAAAAATATATGGTCATCACGCAGGATGGCTTCAAGTTGATTTTCAACCGCGACTATTATGCGTTTGAGCTGTTCAATTTGAAAACTGACCCGCGTGAAGAGCACAACCTGTATCAATCACACCCTGAAAAAGCCGCAGAATTACAGGAGATTTTGGGTCGGTTTATTGATGTGGTGTTGGTCAGCCGTCCGGCGGATGCGGACGAAAAACAATATCGCTTTGGCCCCACACGCGGACGCGAAGACGGTGAAAGCGAAAATGACAATGAATGA
- a CDS encoding choice-of-anchor D domain-containing protein, whose protein sequence is MKISANNKGMFARPLVLFLALIAIVSVSRWYTTSEAASAAKPVFAGDNCATATVIAPSALPFTEDSNSAGAANDVDPTAIGCVPGGGSDVVYAFTPNQTSVYSIGVTPFSTDFDASLYVVTDCANPTTTCVGGANANGPGRGEALGVSLSSGTTYYVVVDTASAAGSGGPFHFSLRKNAPANDSCASPTIIEGNRLPFVANGSTVGATNDLNPQTPCLRSRQSGSGAEVIYQYTSVDSQNYIITVTPVGNFDVTLYVVTNCASLANCTSSDIGGAGDAEEVRRTLVEGSTYYIVVDGFGFEAGDFNITVSPSIPQAPAAPTNLTAVASNVGGQLKVDLNWVDNSNNELGFRIERSFDAQVWTEIATVGPNVTSYSDTTVSPNTLYFYRVFAFNNFGNSDPTNIADATTPAPPPPPQGVISVSPISIDFGTVRSPITQTVTISNLGGADLQITQITDPAAPFSIVDKPGLPLTIAPGQSTQLTVRFAPVSSAMSASSFTISSNDPVTPTVTVNLRGQGSVTPVPNLELTSGVIDFPGGSSTFLLEIKNTGDADLVIASIFRPTAPFFISGEPALPATFKPGEGFFLTVAFSPTAVGVFQTQMTLITNDPDSLLSTIHVRGTSTATLEQMKLRVPSFVTAVAGGSVNINVLAVNGTNTDIHLSTVGATQGGTFTDSGSGKGTLSINVPTDSTGRFILNFRATDSANRVKTAQTVVTVLAAADTHTVSVTLTPPETASNPPTGVFALDQSLTPLGIAQSEAITVQPQVAAGLAGYLVYRAESPNVSASTANLVGVIASGQTSFIDRVPYPSTSSKVFYYRLTALYVSSTESAASEEATTAPRIINGRYKKKQLLFNAAGSNIAVGAVAIVKGTESFPLVRSGDLIIVERTARSTPGNRLLKGFVDAGTTVQIRNPNGATSATFTVP, encoded by the coding sequence ATGAAAATAAGTGCCAACAACAAGGGTATGTTTGCACGCCCATTGGTTCTATTTCTCGCCCTCATTGCAATAGTGTCGGTAAGCAGGTGGTATACGACTTCCGAGGCAGCTAGCGCCGCGAAGCCGGTTTTTGCCGGAGATAATTGCGCGACGGCAACCGTCATTGCGCCATCCGCTTTACCATTTACCGAAGATAGCAACTCGGCAGGCGCAGCCAATGACGTAGACCCAACAGCAATCGGTTGCGTGCCCGGCGGTGGTTCGGATGTGGTTTATGCTTTCACCCCCAATCAAACCTCCGTCTATTCAATCGGTGTCACGCCTTTCAGTACGGATTTCGATGCCAGCCTTTATGTGGTTACCGATTGCGCGAACCCGACAACCACCTGTGTTGGTGGCGCAAATGCCAACGGCCCGGGAAGAGGTGAAGCCTTAGGTGTGAGTTTATCATCCGGGACAACTTATTATGTTGTGGTTGATACGGCATCAGCAGCAGGCAGCGGCGGTCCCTTCCATTTCTCTTTACGAAAAAATGCTCCCGCCAATGATAGCTGCGCATCACCAACCATCATCGAAGGGAATCGCTTGCCGTTTGTTGCCAACGGTTCGACGGTTGGCGCGACCAATGATTTAAATCCGCAAACTCCGTGTTTGCGTTCCCGTCAATCGGGCAGCGGCGCTGAAGTCATCTATCAATATACCTCTGTCGATTCGCAAAACTACATCATCACGGTTACGCCGGTTGGCAATTTTGACGTGACGCTTTATGTCGTCACCAACTGCGCGAGCCTTGCCAATTGCACCAGCAGCGATATTGGCGGCGCAGGTGATGCCGAAGAGGTGCGAAGAACGCTTGTTGAAGGTTCCACTTATTACATCGTGGTTGACGGATTCGGATTTGAAGCCGGTGATTTCAATATTACCGTTTCACCATCCATTCCCCAGGCACCGGCTGCGCCAACCAATTTGACCGCCGTTGCCAGCAATGTCGGCGGGCAATTAAAAGTGGATTTAAACTGGGTTGATAATTCCAACAACGAACTCGGCTTTCGCATTGAACGCAGTTTTGATGCGCAGGTATGGACGGAAATCGCCACGGTCGGGCCGAATGTGACGAGCTATAGCGATACCACCGTGTCACCGAATACCCTCTATTTTTACAGGGTTTTTGCGTTCAACAATTTTGGCAATTCCGACCCCACGAACATTGCTGATGCGACGACGCCCGCACCGCCGCCGCCACCGCAAGGGGTGATTTCAGTAAGTCCCATTTCCATTGATTTCGGAACTGTGCGTTCGCCCATCACGCAAACCGTAACCATTTCAAATTTGGGCGGCGCGGATTTGCAAATCACCCAAATTACCGATCCGGCAGCGCCTTTCTCAATCGTTGATAAACCGGGATTGCCATTGACGATTGCGCCGGGACAAAGCACCCAGCTCACGGTTCGTTTTGCGCCGGTTTCATCGGCGATGTCCGCGAGTTCGTTCACCATTTCAAGCAACGACCCGGTCACCCCAACCGTGACGGTTAATCTGCGTGGTCAAGGTTCGGTAACACCAGTTCCTAATCTTGAGTTGACATCAGGGGTGATTGATTTTCCGGGCGGCAGTTCAACCTTCTTATTGGAAATTAAAAACACCGGTGATGCCGATTTGGTCATTGCCAGTATTTTCCGCCCGACGGCACCGTTTTTCATAAGTGGGGAACCGGCATTGCCCGCGACCTTCAAACCCGGCGAAGGCTTCTTCTTAACCGTTGCGTTTTCGCCGACCGCCGTTGGCGTATTTCAGACGCAGATGACCCTGATTACCAACGACCCGGATTCATTGCTCAGCACGATTCATGTTCGCGGCACCAGTACAGCGACGCTCGAACAGATGAAACTTCGGGTTCCGTCATTTGTAACTGCGGTTGCCGGTGGCAGCGTGAACATCAATGTCCTGGCAGTGAATGGCACGAACACCGATATTCACTTGTCCACAGTTGGCGCAACCCAGGGCGGCACGTTTACTGATAGCGGCAGTGGCAAAGGAACTTTGTCAATCAATGTTCCGACTGATTCAACCGGTCGGTTCATTTTGAATTTCAGAGCTACCGATAGCGCGAATCGTGTGAAGACCGCGCAAACCGTAGTAACCGTTCTGGCAGCCGCAGACACCCACACGGTTTCGGTTACACTGACGCCGCCGGAAACCGCATCCAATCCGCCAACCGGGGTTTTCGCCTTAGACCAATCACTTACCCCGCTTGGCATTGCGCAAAGCGAAGCGATAACCGTTCAACCGCAAGTTGCTGCGGGACTCGCAGGCTATCTGGTTTATCGCGCGGAAAGTCCGAATGTGTCCGCTTCGACTGCCAATCTGGTTGGGGTGATTGCATCCGGTCAAACCTCTTTCATTGACCGTGTGCCTTATCCATCAACCTCGTCGAAAGTCTTCTATTACAGATTGACGGCGTTGTATGTTTCGAGCACAGAGAGCGCGGCATCGGAAGAAGCGACTACTGCGCCGCGAATCATCAACGGTCGCTACAAGAAGAAACAGTTGCTATTCAACGCGGCGGGTTCCAACATCGCTGTCGGCGCAGTAGCGATTGTCAAAGGTACGGAAAGCTTCCCGCTGGTGAGAAGCGGCGATTTAATTATCGTTGAGAGAACGGCGCGCTCGACACCGGGCAATCGTTTGCTGAAAGGATTCGTGGATGCGGGCACGACCGTGCAAATTCGCAACCCGAATGGCGCAACCTCGGCAACCTTCACCGTGCCGTAA
- a CDS encoding polysaccharide deacetylase family protein: protein MTSNQSIISKEMQIVLAIVITIAASITLYMRLKKTTPPLSPMAVCLDEMAHIPEIGGLMKSQAREEAVDSQPLQGVELALTFNGMIRSKSLEDDIDYWCADEDRVENLDHLIRALNENQIPPTVDFVVGQSLDGSMVEHWLQSGNLIGNMTYSRLKAKNRDPQEFIADVNLNDQTLQPFLDKHPSGQKYFRYPRLKVSRDQQARGQIQEYLKSKGYIEAMATIDMPDNQFSNIYCAAKARGDETCARLVKENYKMLLLDKTLKTRKAARQRTGYEVKLIVTFAMSQLTCDFMGEILNWYKSLGVKFITLDEALRDPLYSTLDEKGRPIARAILRETRRMQVESMNAK, encoded by the coding sequence ATGACCAGCAATCAATCTATTATCAGTAAAGAGATGCAGATTGTTCTCGCGATTGTCATTACGATTGCGGCATCGATTACGCTTTATATGCGATTGAAAAAGACTACGCCGCCGCTTTCGCCGATGGCTGTCTGTTTGGATGAAATGGCGCACATTCCCGAAATCGGTGGCTTGATGAAGTCGCAGGCAAGGGAAGAAGCCGTCGACTCTCAGCCGCTGCAAGGCGTAGAACTGGCGTTGACCTTCAATGGCATGATTCGCAGTAAAAGTCTCGAAGATGATATTGATTACTGGTGCGCGGACGAAGACCGAGTCGAAAATCTCGACCATCTGATTCGCGCGCTCAACGAAAACCAGATACCGCCAACGGTGGATTTCGTGGTCGGGCAATCGCTTGATGGCAGCATGGTTGAACACTGGCTGCAAAGCGGCAATCTCATCGGCAACATGACCTACAGCCGACTCAAAGCGAAAAACCGCGACCCGCAGGAATTTATCGCCGATGTGAATTTGAATGACCAGACCTTGCAACCGTTTCTCGATAAGCATCCGAGCGGACAAAAATATTTTCGCTACCCGCGATTGAAAGTGAGCCGCGACCAACAGGCGCGAGGACAGATTCAGGAATATCTGAAAAGCAAAGGCTATATCGAAGCGATGGCGACCATCGATATGCCGGACAATCAATTCAGCAATATCTATTGTGCGGCAAAGGCGCGCGGCGATGAAACCTGCGCGCGACTGGTAAAAGAAAACTACAAGATGCTTTTACTCGATAAGACCTTGAAGACCCGCAAAGCCGCAAGGCAACGCACCGGTTATGAAGTGAAGTTGATTGTGACGTTTGCCATGAGTCAACTGACCTGTGATTTTATGGGAGAGATTCTCAACTGGTATAAAAGCCTCGGCGTCAAATTCATCACCCTTGATGAAGCGTTGCGAGACCCGCTCTATTCAACTCTGGATGAAAAAGGTCGACCGATTGCCAGAGCCATCCTGCGCGAAACCCGGCGGATGCAAGTTGAATCCATGAACGCGAAATAA
- a CDS encoding DolP-mannose mannosyltransferase, which yields MATQITDTTTSKTNFPIYLNKIAANDRVVLFGIFIFVALLMLFYRPFSQLEGGDSAIYDYIAQAILRGQLPYRDVVDIKGPMSVYLSAISLVIGRLFGLHDVISIRLFHVLMTGLCAALIYRVAVVYLRRRIVGVMAAILPFITPAIPEVLIGGTQPKLPMIIFGLLTLLLIERDRPFLSGVFGMLACLCWQPGLMYVGTAFLIFSKYLTSWRDWRALKLIAGALLPVAVVVVYFYAVGILSDFWDYAFVYNYSVFGPEAKKPLADAGSHLWKITSRIYGKKMIFILMAFGGLVIYIAERLYVKYQKGWSFELFRDAIIFPAAVYLAFAFINFQAVPDLIPFLPFIGLFGAWLVIKAAEWLSFLVPVKWASLPSQVERWMPISALAGIIVLVLLPGLGYRLGEVTLAKQIEEVNEIAAHLQPEDKVYTHGTIGMLVLMNRPNMNAYVFLDWNMDSFIAKRKYGGSFAAVIEEMEAQKPKLVGISRLRAVTHSEKFENWVRAHYDELPLRINKGVYLRKPD from the coding sequence ATGGCAACTCAAATCACCGATACCACCACATCTAAAACAAATTTTCCGATTTATCTCAATAAAATAGCGGCAAACGATAGGGTGGTGCTGTTCGGCATTTTTATTTTTGTTGCGCTCCTCATGTTGTTTTACCGCCCGTTCAGTCAACTCGAAGGCGGCGATTCGGCTATCTATGATTACATCGCGCAAGCCATTTTACGCGGGCAACTGCCGTATCGGGATGTGGTCGATATTAAAGGTCCAATGAGTGTCTATCTGAGCGCGATTTCATTGGTCATTGGGCGCTTGTTCGGGCTTCACGATGTGATTTCAATTCGCCTGTTTCATGTGTTAATGACCGGTCTTTGTGCGGCATTGATCTATCGCGTAGCCGTGGTCTATTTGCGCCGTAGAATAGTCGGCGTGATGGCTGCCATTTTGCCGTTTATCACGCCGGCAATTCCCGAAGTGTTAATCGGCGGCACTCAGCCCAAGTTGCCGATGATTATTTTCGGGCTGCTTACGTTGTTACTGATTGAGCGAGACCGTCCTTTCCTGTCCGGAGTTTTTGGCATGCTCGCCTGTCTTTGCTGGCAACCGGGGTTGATGTATGTCGGCACGGCGTTTCTGATTTTTTCAAAATATCTGACCAGTTGGCGCGATTGGCGGGCGCTCAAATTAATTGCCGGAGCTTTACTTCCGGTGGCTGTGGTGGTGGTTTACTTTTATGCGGTTGGCATACTGAGCGATTTCTGGGATTACGCATTCGTTTACAACTACAGTGTGTTTGGACCCGAAGCCAAAAAGCCGTTAGCGGATGCCGGTTCACATCTTTGGAAAATCACCAGCCGAATTTACGGAAAAAAAATGATTTTTATACTCATGGCGTTCGGCGGATTGGTCATTTACATTGCCGAACGCCTGTATGTGAAATATCAAAAAGGCTGGTCATTTGAACTCTTCCGCGATGCGATTATTTTTCCCGCAGCAGTTTATCTGGCATTTGCTTTTATCAATTTTCAAGCCGTTCCCGATTTAATTCCTTTTTTGCCGTTTATCGGCTTATTTGGGGCGTGGTTGGTAATCAAAGCCGCAGAATGGCTTTCATTCCTTGTGCCGGTCAAGTGGGCGTCATTACCTTCACAAGTTGAACGATGGATGCCAATCAGTGCGTTGGCAGGGATAATCGTTTTGGTGTTGCTACCCGGTCTAGGTTATCGCCTGGGTGAGGTAACGCTTGCGAAACAGATTGAAGAAGTGAATGAGATTGCTGCGCATTTGCAACCGGAGGACAAAGTTTATACGCATGGCACGATAGGCATGCTGGTATTGATGAACCGCCCGAATATGAATGCCTATGTCTTTTTGGATTGGAATATGGATAGCTTCATTGCCAAACGAAAATATGGCGGTTCGTTCGCTGCGGTGATTGAAGAGATGGAGGCGCAAAAACCTAAGCTTGTCGGCATTTCGCGGTTGCGGGCGGTTACGCACAGTGAAAAATTTGAAAACTGGGTACGCGCCCATTATGATGAACTGCCGCTCAGAATTAATAAGGGCGTCTATCTTCGCAAACCCGATTAG
- the waaF gene encoding lipopolysaccharide heptosyltransferase II, producing MSGLLKNTLRNLVERLLKVYLASLPRKAYEPQKIEGILVFAYHGLGNFIMYTPALKLLRERFPNARIDLQVGNNTGCEEVLAGAKLFDNIYNVPYSAGFRGWLKRLREIRQTAYDITINEFHSHSWQLALTLVFSGAAFRVGHVTSPGWLPEFSRYSFVFNVPVAMREDEHEIERYLDLITALGVERTPTEPTKPFMYLTEADRRFAQTFLQANGNRNLILGIQPGTSPTMRWKQWSLEKYRELIERLVKEQPDAQIVLFGAPNEAAMIQELAEGINGNIVIAAGKTTVKQVAALIERCNLLVCNDSGLMHVAVAVQTPVVAIYGPTDFNRTAPLGSEHSIIRHKMSCSPCFKLSGDATVKACPHHDCLNSIAADEVYYQVESKIAVKRKVESEVQSA from the coding sequence CTTATTAAAAAACACATTAAGAAATCTGGTTGAGCGGTTACTCAAGGTTTATCTCGCGAGCCTGCCCCGTAAAGCTTACGAGCCGCAGAAAATCGAAGGCATTTTAGTCTTCGCTTATCACGGTCTCGGCAATTTCATCATGTATACGCCTGCCTTGAAATTATTGCGCGAGCGTTTCCCCAATGCGCGAATCGATTTACAGGTTGGCAATAACACCGGTTGTGAAGAGGTGCTGGCGGGCGCAAAGCTGTTCGACAATATCTATAATGTGCCTTATTCAGCGGGCTTTCGCGGCTGGTTGAAACGACTTCGGGAAATTCGCCAGACCGCGTATGACATCACCATCAATGAATTTCACAGCCACTCATGGCAACTCGCCTTAACCCTGGTGTTTTCCGGCGCGGCGTTTCGCGTCGGTCATGTCACCAGTCCCGGATGGTTGCCGGAATTCAGCCGTTATAGCTTCGTTTTCAATGTGCCGGTCGCCATGCGCGAAGATGAACACGAGATCGAACGTTACCTCGATTTGATAACTGCGCTTGGCGTCGAGCGAACTCCAACCGAGCCAACCAAACCATTCATGTATCTGACGGAAGCTGACCGCCGGTTTGCCCAAACGTTTTTGCAGGCAAACGGCAATCGGAATTTGATCTTAGGCATACAACCCGGAACCTCGCCTACCATGCGCTGGAAACAGTGGTCTCTGGAAAAATACCGTGAACTCATTGAACGGTTGGTGAAAGAACAACCTGACGCGCAGATTGTTTTATTCGGTGCGCCAAATGAAGCCGCGATGATTCAGGAACTCGCTGAGGGTATCAACGGCAACATCGTGATTGCCGCCGGTAAAACCACGGTTAAACAGGTTGCCGCGTTGATTGAACGGTGCAATTTATTGGTTTGCAACGACAGCGGCTTGATGCACGTTGCGGTTGCCGTACAAACTCCGGTGGTGGCGATTTATGGGCCAACGGATTTCAATCGCACCGCCCCGCTTGGCAGTGAGCATTCGATTATTCGTCACAAAATGAGTTGCAGCCCGTGTTTTAAACTCTCAGGCGATGCCACAGTGAAAGCCTGCCCGCATCACGATTGTTTGAATTCAATTGCTGCCGACGAAGTTTATTATCAAGTGGAAAGTAAAATCGCGGTGAAGCGAAAGGTTGAATCCGAAGTGCAATCGGCTTGA